In the genome of Mugil cephalus isolate CIBA_MC_2020 chromosome 21, CIBA_Mcephalus_1.1, whole genome shotgun sequence, one region contains:
- the mcm3 gene encoding DNA replication licensing factor MCM3: MATDVVDDREMREAQRDYLDFLDDDQDQGIYQSKVRDMISENKARLIVNINDLRRRNEARAAKLMNNAFEELLAFQRALKDLVASVDATYAKQYEEFFIGLEGSFGSKHVSPRTLTSRLLGSMVCVEGIITKCSLVRPKVVRSVHYCPATKKTMERKYTDMTSLDAFPSSAIYPTKDEENNPLETEFGLSIYKDHQTITVQEMPEKAPAGQLPRSVDIILDNDLVDVVKPGDRVQVVGTYRCLPGKKGGFTSGTFRTIMIACHVKQMSKEVSPNFSADDVAKIRNFCQSRSIDVFDQLARSLAPSIHGHEYIKKAILCMLLGGVEKVLENGSRIRGDINILLIGDPSVAKSQLLRYVLHTAPRAIPTTGRGSSGVGLTAAVTTDQETGERRLEAGAMVLADRGVVCIDEFDKMSDMDRTAIHEVMEQGRVTIAKAGIHARLNARCSVLAAANPVYGRYDQYKTPMENIGLQDSLLSRFDLLFIVLDQMDPEQDREISDHVLRMHRYRDPREQDGAAMALGGTVDVLTTEDPDSVAAEDETLQIYEKHNNLLHGSRRKKDKIVSKEFMRKYIHIAKAVTPVLTEEAANHIAEEYSRLRSQEQLAADIARTSPVTARSLETLIRLATAHAKARMSKAIELEDTEVAVELVQFAYFKKVLEKEKKRSKQDRDSGSEEEEVEETQPSQKTQRKRGRRGSQGSEPYSPYDFSEEQDVPDIQAGTSKRAKPQRGEEPMDATSQADGAELSAERLKEFKSSLFAVFQSAHAQSVKMTMLMECINKGRQDPFTEPDVHAALARMQDDNQVMVADDIIFLI; encoded by the exons ATGGCAACTGACGTCGTAGATGACCGCGAGATGAGAGAGGCTCAGCGGGATTACCTGGACTTTCTGGACGACGAT CAAGACCAGGGCATTTACCAGAGCAAGGTCCGGGACATGATCAGCGAGAATAAAGCTCGACTCATCGTCAACATAAACGACCTGAGGAGACGCAACGAGGCCCGAGCTGCCAA ACTGATGAACAACGCCTTCGAAGAGCTGTTGGCGTTCCAGCGGGCTCTGAAGGACCTGGTGGCCTCGGTGGACGCCACCTACGCCAAGCAGTACGAGGAGTTCTTCATCGGCCTGGAGGGCAGCTTCGGTTCCAAGCACGTCTCCCCGCGAACGCTCACCTCCCGGCTGCTGGGCAGCATGGTCTGTGTGGAGGGCATCATCACCAAGT GTTCTCTGGTCCGCCCCAAAGTTGTGCGCAGTGTTCACTACTGCCCGGCCACTAAGAAGACCATGGAAAGGAAGTACACGGACATGACCTCCCTGGATGCCTTCCCTTCAAGTGCCATTTACCCCACAAAG GATGAGGAGAACAACCCCCTGGAGACAGAATTTGGCCTGTCCATCTATAAGGACCACCAGACCATCACGGTGCAGGAGATGCCAGAGAAAGCCCCCGCCGGCCAGCTCCCTCGCTCCGTGGACATCATCCTGGACAACGACCTGGTGGACGTGGTCAAACCAGGAGACAGAGTGCAGGTCGTTGGCACATACCGCTGCCTGCCTGGGAAGAAGGGAGGCTTCACCTCTGGTACCTTCAG GACCATCATGATAGCCTGCCACGTCAAACAAATGAGCAAAGAAGTATCCCCGAATTTCTCTGCTGACGATGTGGCCAAAATCAGAAACTTCTGTCAGAGTCGGTCCATA gatgTGTTCGATCAGCTGGCTCGCTCTCTGGCTCCCAGTATCCACGGCCACGAGTACATCAAGAAGGCTATTCTGTGCATGTTGCTGGGAGGCGTTGAGAAGGTGCTAGAGAACGGCTCCCGGATCAGAGGAGACATCAACATCCTACTCATCG GTGATCCATCAGTGGCCAAATCCCAGCTGCTGCGTTACGTGCTGCACACAGCGCCCAGAGCCATCCCCACCACAGGACGAGGCTCATCCGGTGTCGGTCTGACTGCTGCCGTCACCACTGATCAGGAGACAG GTGAGCGTCGTCTGGAGGCGGGTGCCATGGTGCTGGCTGACCGCGGCGTGGTGTGCATCGACGAGTTCGACAAGATGTCCGACATGGACCGCACGGCCATCCACGAGGTGATGGAGCAGGGCCGCGTCACCATCGCCAAGGCCGGCATCCACGCCCGCCTCAACGCCCGCTGCTCCGTGCTCGCAGCCGCCAACCCCGTCTACGGCAGG TACGACCAGTATAAAACCCCCATGGAGAACATCGGCCTCCAGGACTCGTTGCTGTCACGTTTCGACCTCCTCTTCATCGTGCTGGACCAGATGGACCCGGAGCAGGACCGCGAGATCTCTGACCATGTGCTCAGGATGCACCGCTACCGCGACCCCCGTGAGCAGGATGGAGCAG CCATGGCCTTGGGTGGCACAGTAGACGTCCTGACTACTGAAGACCCAGACTCGGTGGCCGCAGAGGATGAGACACTGCAGATAtatgagaaacacaacaacctgCTGCATGGAAGCAGGAGAAAGAA ggatAAGATTGTGAGTAAGGAGTTCATGAGGAAGTACATCCACATCGCCAAGGCTGTGACACCTGTGCTGACGGAGGAGGCAGCCAATCACATCGCAGAGGAGTACTCGAGGCTGAGGAGCCAGGAACAGCTGGCTGCTGATATCGCAAGG ACCTCTCCAGTGACGGCCCGTTCTCTAGAGACCCTTATCCGTCTGGCCACGGCACACGCCAAGGCCCGCATGAGCAAAGCCATAGAGCTGGAGGACACGGAGGTCGCTGTGGAGCTCGTTCAGTTCGCCTACTTCAAAAAG gttttggagaaagagaagaaacgtTCGAAGCAGGATCGCGACTCTGgttcagaggaggaagaggtcgAGGAGACGCAGCCGTCACAGAAGACTCAGAGGAAGAG GGGGCGACGTGGTTCTCAAGGCAGTGAGCCCTACAGCCCGTATGACTTCAGTGAAGAGCAGGATGTGCCTGACA tTCAGGCCGGCACTTCGAAACGCGCCAAACCGCAGCGAGGAGAGGAGCCCATGGATGCTACATCACAGGCCGATGGCGCGGAGCTCTCTGCAGAGAG ACTGAAGGAGTTCAAGTCATCCCTATTCGCCGTCTTCCAGTCCGCACACGCTCAGTCCGTGAAGATGACGATGCTGATGGAGTGCATCAACAAGGGCCGCCAGGATCCGTTCACAGAGCCAGATGTTCACGCCGCTCTGGCTCGCATGCAGGACGACAACCAGGTCATGGTGGCCGACGacatcatcttcctcatctGA
- the paqr8 gene encoding membrane progestin receptor beta, protein MSADILQRLSTVTVGVKQLRRLPRVPHLYPSPLSSPSPTVAASQVPSLFREPYILSGYRPVHQEWRCYLLSLFQRHNETVNVWTHLLTGPVLLFHWWAKAGALGYTLDAASLPLTVFLVSTLITLFLSVAAHLLQSRSEHAHYFFFFMDYVGVALYQYGCSLGHYFYTSEAAWREIVGLLFLPGVAVLGWLSCAGCCFAKFKYRRPYPPQRKVCQLIPSSLAYLLGVSPVVHRLLTVFWTQEPSLIFHALQIACFLSAALFFSCPIPERFFSGHCDFVGQGHQIFHLFLSLCTIFQLEALFQDYARRRDTIVELFGETQLWWACASSLVVFTSCILTALIIMWHMNKKLLSVQERDK, encoded by the coding sequence ATGTCAGCTGACATTTTGCAGCGGCTCAGCACCGTGACTGTGGGTGTCAAGCAACTCCGTCGGCTTCCTCGCGTCCCACACCTCTACCCTTCTCCCCTGTCATCACCCAGCCCCACCGTCGCAGCCTCCCAGGTCCCCAGCCTGTTCCGGGAGCCCTACATCTTATCAGGCTACCGTCCCGTTCATCAGGAATGGCGCTGCTACCTCCTCAGCCTCTTTCAGAGACACAATGAAACAGTGAATGTGTGGACTCACTTGCTGACAGGCCCCGTGCTGCTGTTTCACTGGTGGGCCAAAGCAGGCGCCCTGGGGTACACCTTGGACGCGGCCTCTCTACCCCTGACCGTCTTCTTGGTGTCTACTTTAATCACTCTGTTTCTCAGTGTGGCCGCTCACCTTTTGCAGTCACGCTCGGAACACGCgcactacttcttcttcttcatggacTATGTGGGTGTGGCTCTGTATCAGTACGGTTGCTCTCTTGGCCATTACTTCTACACATCAGAGGCAGCGTGGAGGGAAATCGTCGGGCTGCTGTTTCTGCCCGGGGTCGCTGTCCTTGGCTGGCTCTCCTGTGCTGGCTGCTGCTTCGCCAAGTTCAAATACCGGCGGCCATATCCGCCGCAGCGTAAGGTCTGCCAGCTGATCCCTTCTAGCCTAGCCTATCTGCTGGGTGTCAGCCCCGTAGTCCACCGCTTGCTCACAGTCTTCTGGACACAGGAGCCTTCGCTGATCTTCCATGCACTGCAGATCGCCTGTTTCCTGTCGGCGGCCCTGTTCTTCTCTTGTCCCATTCCCGAGCGTTTCTTTTCAGGCCACTGTGACTTTGTGGGCCAAGGTCACCAGATCTTCCACCTGTTTCTGTCCCTGTGCACCATTTTCCAGCTGGAGGCTCTGTTCCAAGACTACGCCAGGCGGAGAGACACCATAGTGGAATTGTTTGGAGAGACACAGCTGTGGTGGGCTTGTGCATCCTCCCTCGTCGTGTTCACAAGCTGCATCCTGACGGCACTAATTATAATGTGGCACATGAACAAGAAACTGTTGAGTGTACAAGAGAGAGACAAGTGA
- the znf395b gene encoding zinc finger protein 395b isoform X3: MAAMGPENRAGTGPGGTAACPLGQQARVHTSTHKSNGQDAQQTLASCVLVEKVFVESGHHKSKTPVCRNPAAPLQNTAPTMHLSNASATGEAPYSFRSPESVEMDEIMAAMVLTSLSCSPVVQSPPQTDPGPAGSSSSADMECGGGELSDSGSSGYWSWDHGNVSPAPSPSVTEMDSSLDEGLHMELEQGEELTAKKPKSSFRGVYKCLWPSCSKVLTSSVGIKRHIRVLHLGSGSDQSQREEDFYYTRISCEAVDASSTPSPAPAQQALGQAPSTPLSWASCGSPPGSELQIPTAHRPRSNSSSGPGPSRPSPLSQSAPSSFWQIHSEHLYQACSPVQVSVASRSPSSQGWTPSTSASGHSNTPMVKPRCRSVSVGEQWLQQNRLQPMSASPSRTHCSFRKGRGEAKKCRKVYGVERKDQWCTACRWKKACQRFPD, from the exons ATGGCAGCTATGGGACCTGAGAACAGAGCTGGAACGGGGCCAGGAGGGACGGCAGCCTGCCCGTTGGGACAGCAGGCCCGCGTCCATACAAGTACGCACAAAAGCAACGGGCAGGACGCGCAGCAGACTCTG gCGAGCTGCGTCCTTGTCGAGAAAGTATTCGTAGAGAGCGGCCATCACAAGAGCAAAACACCAGTCTGCAGGAACCCTGCTGCTCCACTGCAAAATACAGCACCCACAATGCACCTCAGCAACGCGTCGGCTACTGGGGAGGCTCCGTACAG CTTTCGTAGCCCGGAGTCGGTGGAGATGGACGAGATCATGGCAGCCATGGTCCTGACGAGTCTGTCCTGCAGCCCCGTGGTCCAGAGTCCTCCACAAACCGACCCTGGACCAG CTGGTTCATCCTCATCAGCTGACATGGAGTGTGGCGGAGGCGAGCTCTCCgacagcggcagcagcggctACTGGAGCTGGGACCACGGCAACGTGAGCCCCGCCCCCTCGCCGTCCGTCACTGAGATGGACAGCAGCCTCGACGAGGGCCTGCACATGGAGCTGGAGCAGGGAGAGGAGCTCACTGCCAAAAAGCCAAAG AGCTCCTTCAGAGGTGTTTATAAGTGTCTGTGGCCCAGTTGCAGCAAAGTGCTCACGTCTTCAGTCGGAATAAAGAGACACATCCGTGTGCTGCATCTGGG CAGTGGATCAGATCAGtctcagagggaggaggactTCTACTACACCAGGATCTCCTGTGAGGCCGTTGACGCCAGCTCCACTCCGTCTCCCGCCCCTGCCCAGCAGGCTCTGGGCCAGGCCCCGTCCACTCCTCTCAGCTGGGCCTCCTGCGGTTCTCCTCCAGGCTCTGAGCTCCAGATCCCCACGGCCCACAGGCCCAGGTCCAACTCCAGCTCTGGGCCGGGCCCGAGCAGGCCCAGTCCGCTCAGCCAGTCGGCCCCCAGCAGCTTCTGGCAGATCCACTCAGAGCATCTCTATCAG GCCTGTAGCCCGGTCCAGGTTTCTGTGGCCTCCAGGAGCCCCAGCAGCCAGGGTTGGACCCCCTCGACCTCCGCCTCCGGCCACAGCAACACGCCG ATGGTGAAACCTCGCTGCCGCTCCGTCAGCGTCGGGGAACAGTGGCTCCAGCAGAACCGGCTGCAGCCAATGAGCGCGTCGCCCTCTCGCACTCACTGCTCCTTCAG GAAGGGTCGCGGGGAGGCCAAGAAGTGCCGCAAGGTGTACGGAGTGGAGCGCAAGGATCAGTGGTGCACCGCCTGCCGCTGGAAAAAGGCCTGTCAGCGGTTCCCCGACTAG
- the znf395b gene encoding zinc finger protein 395b isoform X2, whose amino-acid sequence MAAMGPENRAGTGPGGTAACPLGQQARVHTSTHKSNGQDAQQTLASCVLVEKVFVESGHHKSKTPVCRNPAAPLQNTAPTMHLSNASATGEAPYSFRSPESVEMDEIMAAMVLTSLSCSPVVQSPPQTDPGPAGSSSSADMECGGGELSDSGSSGYWSWDHGNVSPAPSPSVTEMDSSLDEGLHMELEQGEELTAKKPKSSFRGVYKCLWPSCSKVLTSSVGIKRHIRVLHLGGSDQSQREEDFYYTRISCEAVDASSTPSPAPAQQALGQAPSTPLSWASCGSPPGSELQIPTAHRPRSNSSSGPGPSRPSPLSQSAPSSFWQIHSEHLYQACSPVQVSVASRSPSSQGWTPSTSASGHSNTPVGLLFGFVCVAAHPVRAGLGPSYTRKEGMVKPRCRSVSVGEQWLQQNRLQPMSASPSRTHCSFRKGRGEAKKCRKVYGVERKDQWCTACRWKKACQRFPD is encoded by the exons ATGGCAGCTATGGGACCTGAGAACAGAGCTGGAACGGGGCCAGGAGGGACGGCAGCCTGCCCGTTGGGACAGCAGGCCCGCGTCCATACAAGTACGCACAAAAGCAACGGGCAGGACGCGCAGCAGACTCTG gCGAGCTGCGTCCTTGTCGAGAAAGTATTCGTAGAGAGCGGCCATCACAAGAGCAAAACACCAGTCTGCAGGAACCCTGCTGCTCCACTGCAAAATACAGCACCCACAATGCACCTCAGCAACGCGTCGGCTACTGGGGAGGCTCCGTACAG CTTTCGTAGCCCGGAGTCGGTGGAGATGGACGAGATCATGGCAGCCATGGTCCTGACGAGTCTGTCCTGCAGCCCCGTGGTCCAGAGTCCTCCACAAACCGACCCTGGACCAG CTGGTTCATCCTCATCAGCTGACATGGAGTGTGGCGGAGGCGAGCTCTCCgacagcggcagcagcggctACTGGAGCTGGGACCACGGCAACGTGAGCCCCGCCCCCTCGCCGTCCGTCACTGAGATGGACAGCAGCCTCGACGAGGGCCTGCACATGGAGCTGGAGCAGGGAGAGGAGCTCACTGCCAAAAAGCCAAAG AGCTCCTTCAGAGGTGTTTATAAGTGTCTGTGGCCCAGTTGCAGCAAAGTGCTCACGTCTTCAGTCGGAATAAAGAGACACATCCGTGTGCTGCATCTGGG TGGATCAGATCAGtctcagagggaggaggactTCTACTACACCAGGATCTCCTGTGAGGCCGTTGACGCCAGCTCCACTCCGTCTCCCGCCCCTGCCCAGCAGGCTCTGGGCCAGGCCCCGTCCACTCCTCTCAGCTGGGCCTCCTGCGGTTCTCCTCCAGGCTCTGAGCTCCAGATCCCCACGGCCCACAGGCCCAGGTCCAACTCCAGCTCTGGGCCGGGCCCGAGCAGGCCCAGTCCGCTCAGCCAGTCGGCCCCCAGCAGCTTCTGGCAGATCCACTCAGAGCATCTCTATCAG GCCTGTAGCCCGGTCCAGGTTTCTGTGGCCTCCAGGAGCCCCAGCAGCCAGGGTTGGACCCCCTCGACCTCCGCCTCCGGCCACAGCAACACGCCGGTGGGTCTTCTCTTCGGCTTTGTATGCGTGGCTGCACATCCAGTAAGGGCCGGATTAGGGCCGAGTTACACTAGGAAAGAAGGG ATGGTGAAACCTCGCTGCCGCTCCGTCAGCGTCGGGGAACAGTGGCTCCAGCAGAACCGGCTGCAGCCAATGAGCGCGTCGCCCTCTCGCACTCACTGCTCCTTCAG GAAGGGTCGCGGGGAGGCCAAGAAGTGCCGCAAGGTGTACGGAGTGGAGCGCAAGGATCAGTGGTGCACCGCCTGCCGCTGGAAAAAGGCCTGTCAGCGGTTCCCCGACTAG
- the znf395b gene encoding zinc finger protein 395b isoform X1 has protein sequence MAAMGPENRAGTGPGGTAACPLGQQARVHTSTHKSNGQDAQQTLASCVLVEKVFVESGHHKSKTPVCRNPAAPLQNTAPTMHLSNASATGEAPYSFRSPESVEMDEIMAAMVLTSLSCSPVVQSPPQTDPGPAGSSSSADMECGGGELSDSGSSGYWSWDHGNVSPAPSPSVTEMDSSLDEGLHMELEQGEELTAKKPKSSFRGVYKCLWPSCSKVLTSSVGIKRHIRVLHLGSGSDQSQREEDFYYTRISCEAVDASSTPSPAPAQQALGQAPSTPLSWASCGSPPGSELQIPTAHRPRSNSSSGPGPSRPSPLSQSAPSSFWQIHSEHLYQACSPVQVSVASRSPSSQGWTPSTSASGHSNTPVGLLFGFVCVAAHPVRAGLGPSYTRKEGMVKPRCRSVSVGEQWLQQNRLQPMSASPSRTHCSFRKGRGEAKKCRKVYGVERKDQWCTACRWKKACQRFPD, from the exons ATGGCAGCTATGGGACCTGAGAACAGAGCTGGAACGGGGCCAGGAGGGACGGCAGCCTGCCCGTTGGGACAGCAGGCCCGCGTCCATACAAGTACGCACAAAAGCAACGGGCAGGACGCGCAGCAGACTCTG gCGAGCTGCGTCCTTGTCGAGAAAGTATTCGTAGAGAGCGGCCATCACAAGAGCAAAACACCAGTCTGCAGGAACCCTGCTGCTCCACTGCAAAATACAGCACCCACAATGCACCTCAGCAACGCGTCGGCTACTGGGGAGGCTCCGTACAG CTTTCGTAGCCCGGAGTCGGTGGAGATGGACGAGATCATGGCAGCCATGGTCCTGACGAGTCTGTCCTGCAGCCCCGTGGTCCAGAGTCCTCCACAAACCGACCCTGGACCAG CTGGTTCATCCTCATCAGCTGACATGGAGTGTGGCGGAGGCGAGCTCTCCgacagcggcagcagcggctACTGGAGCTGGGACCACGGCAACGTGAGCCCCGCCCCCTCGCCGTCCGTCACTGAGATGGACAGCAGCCTCGACGAGGGCCTGCACATGGAGCTGGAGCAGGGAGAGGAGCTCACTGCCAAAAAGCCAAAG AGCTCCTTCAGAGGTGTTTATAAGTGTCTGTGGCCCAGTTGCAGCAAAGTGCTCACGTCTTCAGTCGGAATAAAGAGACACATCCGTGTGCTGCATCTGGG CAGTGGATCAGATCAGtctcagagggaggaggactTCTACTACACCAGGATCTCCTGTGAGGCCGTTGACGCCAGCTCCACTCCGTCTCCCGCCCCTGCCCAGCAGGCTCTGGGCCAGGCCCCGTCCACTCCTCTCAGCTGGGCCTCCTGCGGTTCTCCTCCAGGCTCTGAGCTCCAGATCCCCACGGCCCACAGGCCCAGGTCCAACTCCAGCTCTGGGCCGGGCCCGAGCAGGCCCAGTCCGCTCAGCCAGTCGGCCCCCAGCAGCTTCTGGCAGATCCACTCAGAGCATCTCTATCAG GCCTGTAGCCCGGTCCAGGTTTCTGTGGCCTCCAGGAGCCCCAGCAGCCAGGGTTGGACCCCCTCGACCTCCGCCTCCGGCCACAGCAACACGCCGGTGGGTCTTCTCTTCGGCTTTGTATGCGTGGCTGCACATCCAGTAAGGGCCGGATTAGGGCCGAGTTACACTAGGAAAGAAGGG ATGGTGAAACCTCGCTGCCGCTCCGTCAGCGTCGGGGAACAGTGGCTCCAGCAGAACCGGCTGCAGCCAATGAGCGCGTCGCCCTCTCGCACTCACTGCTCCTTCAG GAAGGGTCGCGGGGAGGCCAAGAAGTGCCGCAAGGTGTACGGAGTGGAGCGCAAGGATCAGTGGTGCACCGCCTGCCGCTGGAAAAAGGCCTGTCAGCGGTTCCCCGACTAG
- the pnocb gene encoding prepronociceptin b, with protein sequence MKIPLWCLVVLLACLFTPGRSDCQGECVACGLLLQQQQLQQAFNTMVCLLECEGHISSSLTWEVCKHAVKLSHHPTLPEGGALFKRTGEELDLTSLDLNSDSELLQPAAAERFQGEDEAETPFEQRSVQYDSSLLESSEEGEGLQGLDLGAADEERKMREDRNVESDSQLEGEEDDSSQGITLSKRFGGFQRGRHGYRKLIGSPMRPLQKRYGGFIGVRKSARKWNSQKRVNQLLRQYLGMRSSRSGRFNNVPVTRVWRQNKL encoded by the exons ATGAAGATCCCTCTGTGGTGCCTGGTGGTGCTGCTGGCGTGTCTCTTCACACCTGGACGCAGTGACTGCCAGGGGGAATGCGTGGCCTGCGGtctgctcctgcagcagcagcagctgcagcaagcCTTCAACACCATG GTGTGTTTGCTGGAGTGTGAGGGCCACATCTCCTCTTCACTCACATGGGAAGTGTGTAAACATGCCGTGAAGCTGTCACACCACCCCACACTTCCTGAGGGAGGCGCTCTGTTCAAGAGAACAGGAGAGGAGCTGGACCTGACCTCTCTTGACCTGAACTCAGACAGTGAACTGCTGCAGCCTGCGGCTGCAGAGCGTTTCCAGGGGGAGGATGAAGCCGAGACACCCTTTGAGCAACGCAGTGTCCAGTATGACTCATCACTGCTGGAATCCTCTGAGGAGGGGGAGGGCCTGCAGGGTCTGGATCTCGGTGCGGCGGATgaagagaggaagatgagggaGGACAGGAACGTGGAGAGCGACAGCCAGCTGGAAGGGGAAGAGGACGACAGCTCGCAGGGTATCACCTTATCCAAGCGCTTCGGTGGCTTTCAGAGGGGGCGCCACGGATACAGGAAGCTGATTGGCTCGCCCATGAGGCCCCTGCAGAAGCGCTACGGCGGCTTCATAGGCGTCCGGAAATCTGCCCGCAAATGGAACAGTCAGAAACGGGTGAACCAGCTGCTCAGGCAGTACCTGGGCATGAGGAGCAGCCGCAGTGGCAGGTTCAACAACGTCCCCGTGACTCGGGtttggaggcaaaacaaactgtaa